The DNA region TTAAACTTTGATCTATTATGTTGACTTACTGAAACATAATGCCCTGTGTCCACTGAGCgtctttttttcattgtttcaatgagtagagagcgtttgcagcagcaagctcaagttgaaaatctttcaactccTCAGAAAGGCGCTGTCTGCCTAAGGATCTCGTCTTgtacttttgttgttttatatatttgtactcggatcatttattttgaagactGGCTGGAGATATATATTTGCCTTTTGACCTTCCGTTTGCATACACCACCGTCTGCGTCAAGGAATGTAATTGTCAACAATCCTGGCTAGTCACTTCACCTGTAACTGGAGGAGGACACTAATAGTCTTTCCTCCGCGTGCTAACGTTACAGTTCGGACATGTTGATTATAAAACACTGGAACTAATCCATCTCCAGTTAGTTTGAAAGGCAAGTTTGTCTTTGACACGTCGTACAGATGTCAATAACTGCAGACTTGCTCATTGCCATTGTTGACCCTCTTACATCCCCTCTACTGGTCACGTACATACTGCATATTGCAACCACGTGGTATTACCGTTCTGATTACATGCACAGCCAACACTCCAAACAGACGCATGGTGCATGGTGCATGGTGCATGGTGCAGTGGTAAAAGCAAGTAAATCTCCAGCAGCCTTGATCATCACTTGTTGGCTATGATGTGTTTTTCGGGACCTTTCTGGCTTATCAACTATCAATTTATTTGTATCACTGTCTTTGCACTGGAGCTTTTTCTGctaaataaattgatttcaaatgGCTGCCTCAACGTTTCAATTATCTCTTCCTAAACATACACTCTGCAGAGACTCCCAGCTGGGAGGAGGATGTTCCCTCAACCACCAAATCCAGACTCATAGGTCAAAGAGTTTAACTTGAAGTATTAAATGGAAAGAGTTGTGGAGATATTCAGTGGATGCTGATCAAATGACACCATATGGTATTCTCCATTAATTAGCTCCAAGCTACTCACAGTTTGTAGTCCAAATGGTGTGGTGTTGCCCTCTGATCCCAAACGGTAAAATACCAACGCCTTGTCACACCTCTTTGAGTCTCCTTTCCTTATGTCACCTTGTTAAGAGTTTAGTTCAGTTACAtttaggattttaaaaaaatgaagctgtttAGTTTTGtggggaaatgtgtgtgtgttaaaggtccaatcagtaagaatatgtagagagtgaaatgataaagtgagcttactatctgatcagacattaaggaaacatgctatgttgaagtgctggcttctctgataacaatgcagcagccagtatgtcctccttctaactttagattctgctcctgaatgctctggatttgtttggaccagagaaggtaggcgcttttaaggcgacccgacctaaaaagcctctgcatgtttctaataagctccaggGAGAcagctctacaatgttttgaaattgaaatagAGTTACACTTCTCTCCTTTAATGAATCATGGCTATCCATTATTATTTGCTTTGACAGACTTAtgtaatggtaaatggtaaatggacttgagcttataaagtgcttttctagtcttccgactactcaaagcttattgaaccctcgaccttccggttgagaggtgacgactctaccaactgagccacagccgcccataatgtgtgtcattatgtttttattactcGGAAAGGAAAGTCAGATAACACAGAGATGGTAGATATATGACACGCCTTTGAAAATTTGCATCGACTGCAGAAGATTTGAATCTGCTGAAAAAAGCCATCACAGCCTTTACATCGCAGCAGAATTTGGACACCGGAATCGAAGCTACATCAAGAGCAAACATCTGTTTAAGTTATATTCAGAGACACACTGAGTCGAAGAAACAGCAAGATGAGGTGAGTGTCTGCATGAACAATTCAGAATATCTTGCACACaattttgtttaaatatctctTCATTAGCTCTCAAACCTCCTTTCTTCTGCTCCTTTTATTCCCCCCCACACTTATTCATGattcatttttgtcattttaaagattcttatgctttttttttctgccacctCAGCCAGGTTCAAATGAATCGTTGTTTGCTGAATTATTCTTGCAAAAGTAAACTTATCTTAGATTACAGTGTTTCCAATGTCCATTCTGCAGCAACAGCAGTATAAAGGCTCAAAGTTCATACATTTTATATCAGGTTGCACAATGATTTATAAAATGACTCAGAGTTCTTACGATACGGCAAGTCCCACTGGGAAGTCTGAATATGCAGTCTCAGAAAAGGGTGCAATCGGGGTATAAATTCCACATCATATGCACATTATGCACTTGATTATTTGACAGGCCTAAACTCACACATGCTGTGGGGATATATCTCAAAGTGGATTGGTCCATATCTGTGGAGCAGAGACAAAAATTCCTAACTTTGTCTAGAACGCAAGGCAGCCTATCTGGTAACTACAGTATCCTAGAGGGCACATTATTCGTCATTTTGTTGCTCTATATTTGCACACCAATACCCAGCCATGTTGGGGCCCAGAGGGGCTGCTATCAGGTTTATCTAGAATACCCAACTGGAGCAGGCCAATACTGTCCCCTATTACCATGGAGAACCCAAATAGGTTGATGAAAAGCCGTAGGTTAGCTCCATACAGAGAGAATGTGGCCAACTTTGGACCCATGTTTGCTGACCAAATGGTAAGCCCATTTCTTTCTAGTGTATCACCCTCATGCATTCTGatcccaaaatgtcaaatacTAACGCCTCTTTGAGTCTCTATTCTTCTTCCATATCTCCCCTTGTTAAAAGTTTAGTTCAGTTACATTCAGGAtataaaaaaactgaagttaCATTTTGTGGGGAATGTGTGTTAAAGGTctaatcagtgagatgtgtagtgactgaaatgataaagtgaccttactatatgatcagacattaaagggatacttcactcgttgaaacatgaatctgtattgacagattcggctgctgagctggcagcagCAGGTGACGtccagcaatatagcaatatagtgGCGGCCAGCGGCCAGCGGCGGCCCCGGCGGCAAGCAGTGGCAGCAGCCAAGATACAAggccggcctgtcggcagcagccatctcgccactatatttatataccattatcagctttctccatagagcctgttagcttagcttccaagcaatatggcggatgttaagtctcgattctgggagtgaggtcccacccactgatctgtgatttgtctgtagcttcagtggtcaaaaatatgaggaactagcgttgtagtttcaccccgctaaacGCAACAGCTTcaagtgacgcaaaatgacgatttttgcatcactggaagctcctttacagactcagaaatacaaagatttcccatctcaggggaaaatgagggcgggatgcacgaccattcaaaaatactaccaggtctctaatgatacaaagattaatgctaatgggtgaagtatccctttaaggaaacatgctatgttgaagtgctggcttctctgacaacaatgcagcagccagtatgtcctccttctaactttagattctgctcctgaatgctctggatttgtttggaccagagaaggtaggcgcttttaaggcacccctggttcagatagaagtgattgcacccgacctaaaaagtctgtttctgtttgcgTGTTTCCAATAAGCTCCacaagcagaaacgtgctcaaactatagccgttttcacatatgcaccccgaataatatctagataattgcaggaggactgctccggagattctcccgacctagccgttcacatatgctcctctcagcgggggactttccctgtcagaggggaggggggggcgggggatttcctgaggtaagacgtgacgtaaataaacaacgcggaagtagcggccgaagcaacagaggccgctacacgacgttataatgagaatatttgtctttatatcaatgctatgtgtaatccaatggaatgacaacattcacaaaaaagcggagaacaacatactgacgaacagaaaacagaaggcagccgtttaattagagcacggagatcgtagtggtggcgtgcagacacttCAGGCAGTCACTCAGTCAAATTtgactgtttgcgttcacacatagcctaaagaccCTCCGGGAAGCCTAATCTCTGGAGTTTTACAGGAGATTTCCatatgtgaaaagggtttaagtTCAAAATTGGAgatggaggggtggggggagacagctctctacaatgttgagaattttaactgcagtattcattttaaacactaggtgtctgAGTTACATAGTGCTCATTTAAAAcatcttcttttcttcatgGGAGACGAACAGTAAACATCCAAATATAGCACacttcaaagcaaaaatgtttttgctgctgatgtgtttaaatgtttgtttttgtattctccatcagtgctgctcagagtcaaaccacactggagtccctgcagtgccactTCACCTGGAACCTGGACCGCAAAAGGTCAATCCTATTACTTCTCAGGGACAAGATGGAAGACATCCGCACAGAGAAGGGAAATCGATGGCTgggccacatttacaacctgtgggggttcattcagtataagctggggttaaatgaagaggctaagagtttgttccagaaggctgcagagaccctcaacaagctgagagatgcagatgagggtgcttggttagtggtgaactacgggaacctggcctggctgcaccaccacctgggagagctagaggagagtcaggcttacctgtcaaaggttgatgccctgatggaaaaatacccatctCCATCCCAGGACGAGCTCCATCCAGAGATCTACGCTGAACaggcctggaccctgatgttcttAAGAGAGGACATGATTCTGGTTGTTGATTACTTtgagaaagctgccaggatgcagccggacatggtggagtggaacaccagctatgtcataGCGTCAGTCAATGCTCATAAGCACAACAACACAAGTCTGGACCCTGATGAGTACAACAACACAAGGCTGGACCCTGATGAGTACAACAACACAAGGCTGGACTCTGACCTCTTGGAGAGaatgagacaagccaaggaacAGGATCCAGAGAATTTGTACCTTGCTGTTCTCTACCTTGAGCAATGTGCTAATAAAGGTGAAAACATTCGAGATCAAGTCCGTGAGATAGCCGAACAGGTTTTGAGAAGTCCTGTCTGTAGCTACGATTGTGTGAGAGAAATATTAAGGGTTTACCAATGGTACTTAGGTGTTGATGAGGCCATTGATTTGGGAGAAGAGGCTCTGCTAAAACATCCAGATCAGCGTTATCTGAAGAGATGGGTTGCACTCTGCTACAGAAAAAAGATTTTGTACATCAGGGGGGGCCCCGTAAGACCAGGCGTGATGGACAGAGCCATCAGTCTCCATGAGGACGTCatctctctttaccctcactcttCACTCTTAAAGAAAATTGACCTCACAGCTATCTatgcaaagtcacatcacagcaaggccaaagctgagcagatataTCAGGAGCTGCTGGACAGTGATCTGGAACCGGGAGAAaaacagatgctttacaacAAATATGCAGATTACTTATTCTTTAATCTAAATGATTTCCACAGGTCGACACAGTATCACATGAACGCAGCAGCAATACCCGAAAATTCCTACTTCCGTAAGAAAAGCATCAGAAGCCTAGAGAAGAATAAAGACAGAGGAataatgtgcagagaaattGAGGAGTTTTTCAGAAACCTGCAAGAGCCAACGCAGTAaagatagggaggcaaatttaAGGGGAACAATTAtgtccaagcaaaaaaaaaaactaatttctaCAAAGGCGTTTTGCTTTCATGTGGtaataaagaggaaaagaatcctgaagaagaatgaaaaacaggagggggccaattcttccagggcgtccaaaaaataaCTTGGATAAAGAAAATTTactaaaaactaatttcttgccattcaaaactatttgaaataaattaaaggaaggtttatttttattattttcttaattattagTATTTTCGGGCATTTATgcgtttatttagagataggacagtggatagagttagaaacaggggagagagagagagagagagagagagagagagagagagagagagagagttgagaatGACTGACTAATTCAGGACggagttcccttcatgacatcacaaagggtagtagcccctcccccaggtgggtgacactcccacagctaggtgtttgttctgccctctgagtctgccttctcaccgtaaacaataggacatggagcgagaaagaccgagtacacccaagcccttccagagagggggcgtggtcagacacagctcatttacatatttaaaggtacagacacagaaacagcctgttcagagcagggctgaaatagaggggtttatagacatgatcaaatacaggatcagagtggatttagaacaagaaacacatgttttgaggagctctgagaattatttaaactggttaaagaggaggaggatacgTGATCTTTAAATCTTACTCCCTAGCTCCTGGTAGGTGTG from Labrus bergylta chromosome 6, fLabBer1.1, whole genome shotgun sequence includes:
- the LOC110002975 gene encoding interferon-induced protein with tetratricopeptide repeats 2-like, encoding MSAAQSQTTLESLQCHFTWNLDRKRSILLLLRDKMEDIRTEKGNRWLGHIYNLWGFIQYKLGLNEEAKSLFQKAAETLNKLRDADEGAWLVVNYGNLAWLHHHLGELEESQAYLSKVDALMEKYPSPSQDELHPEIYAEQAWTLMFLREDMILVVDYFEKAARMQPDMVEWNTSYVIASVNAHKHNNTSLDPDEYNNTRLDPDEYNNTRLDSDLLERMRQAKEQDPENLYLAVLYLEQCANKGENIRDQVREIAEQVLRSPVCSYDCVREILRVYQWYLGVDEAIDLGEEALLKHPDQRYLKRWVALCYRKKILYIRGGPVRPGVMDRAISLHEDVISLYPHSSLLKKIDLTAIYAKSHHSKAKAEQIYQELLDSDLEPGEKQMLYNKYADYLFFNLNDFHRSTQYHMNAAAIPENSYFRKKSIRSLEKNKDRGIMCREIEEFFRNLQEPTQ